GCTCTGCCAAGGTCACTTGGTCACTTGCAGCCCCCTGAGGTCGCTGTCATCCCCCCATCACTATCCTGactgcagccagggcagagagcaggcaccagCCAGACTCATCCCTGCCTCTCCTTGCAATTCCCGTGCTTGGTCTCGCAGAACAAGCAGTGCAAGTGCCCTTGTCCCCAAGGTCAGCAGCCAGGTCCCTCCcagagctgccagcacagcccaaaCCCGGCTGCcagtccctgccctgctccccgGCCGTGTTACCTGTACATCGTCTCTGCTTCTACATCTCCAAACCAGACCTTGAGGTGTGCGTGGAAATACTCCCCCTGCACCTCCAGCATGGCCACGTCCCCGCCACCCGTGAGCTGTGACGGGCAGAGTGCACAGCAGTGTGTTACATGGTGGAATGATCCAGACTGCTTCTCCCACAGGATGCTCTGCCTGCgcatcccatccctgctgcgCATCATGTCCCCACTGCAGCAGTCCCACAGCATCCCAAAACTGGGAGATGTCAACTGCAAGGGTTTAGGAAGCAGGTGATGGAGAGGTGGGGTGACCTGTGGCTGGTGCTGTGCCTACCTGCAGGGCAGTGATGAGCGGCACAGGGCTGACGGGCTCACGGATGCAGGCCAGGCTCTCACTGAACGTGTACTCCACTGTCTCGGTGCCGATGATGGTCCAGCAGGAGCCATCATTCAGCAGCTCCCGGTTGGCTTCCTTTGGGCAGGGAGATGCCTGTGGAGAGTTCACAGCACCACACTGCAGTGGGGACCGGGGCTGGGGTTCTGCCTCTGGTGTCTCAGTTCCAGCAATCGACTGCTTCCCTCACTAGGAAATGGGGATCATGATGCCTTTGCAAAGACCTTGGTGACAATGTCCCGCTGAAGCAGGCAACCCAGAGGCAAATGGCTCTGGTCAGCGATTCCAACCTTAATTTGGATGCAAACCCCCTTTGCTGGAAGACCCCTCCTGGTGACATgttccccagccagcagcagcacagaggagctTGGAGAGAGGACAGGGAACACTGCAGGGGTCCTCATCCCCTCCTCACGCCGCTGTACCTGGAACTGGATCACTTTCTCTGTGGAGAGACACAGGTACATGCGGTCGCTGCCCTGGAACTGGAAGGCGCATTTGTGGAGCTGGGAGATGGGCTCGTCCACGTCCAGCATGGCATACTGCTTCATCACCTTCCGGATGAtctgtgggcagcagcagcatccctgggatGGTACCCGATGCTCAGAGCAGCCAGGTCCTTGTACCTGACACCCGCAGGGGTGGAGGCTTACCAGGGGTGGCAGGGTGATGCCAGTGGCAGTGCAGACCAGCTGGACCACGGAGCCGTAGCGGATGTACCCTTCCCGCAGGGGGAACTCGCTCCGGGTGCAGTGCTCATTGGCtgtggggaagaagagaggCAGTCACTGCCCTGTACAGGGGAGCAGGTTAACCTGGGCTGCCTTGCTGTGTGCTATGCTGGTGCTTTCTTACTGCTTTCTCCCCTCTGCAGGTGCTCACTGCTTGGAGAGGCCGCTGCTCTCTGGGACCTCAGCACAGAAGAGTGCAACTGGGATGTGGTACCTCACAGGGACATCACTggaggcagggatgctgctgggcccTGGCCTCTTCCAGCCAAGTTACTTGCTTGGATTGATGAACTTCCAGACCAACACAGCTCATGCTGACCCTGTCACAGCCCATGTGCCCTCAGGGCATGATGCCTACGCTCAAAGCCAGTGGGAAACAGCTACCAGCTCCAGAGACCCATCAGGAACGTTGGGCAGAGGTGAGACCTGAGCCAGGTTCCCACATCCCTAGGTTAATTCCCACCCCTTTTGCTCCCAGGAACTGACTTTGCAGCATGGAAGAGCCAGGGTGCGAGTGAGGCAGCCCTGGGCATTGCTGGTGTCAGCAGCCCCATGAGGCTCCTTACCCAGGTGGAGGGTGAAGGCTGCCCACTGCCTGGCACTGGCGATGAAGGCTCCCCCCTCGACAGAGAGGTAGCGGGTGCTGACGGTCTGGGAGCGCAGGCGGTTGAAGAGGGAGACTTTGGAGCCTGGGGAAATGCAGACTGCGGGGAGAGGTGGCTGGGTTAGTGGTTGCCAGGTCTGTGCTTCAGCTATGGGGAGGACAAGCCCTCGTTACTGGTGCCCCCAGCCTGGCCGGAGCCAGCATCCTCCCCAGCTGCCCTTCTCTGTATGTGAGTGCCAGCCCTGCTGGCTTTTCAAAGGTGTGGGGAGCATGCTGGCACCAGTGCATTCGTTACACATGGTGGTGGGTGAACTGTTTGGAAAGGAGACATCAATATCCCAGATACATCCTCTTTTGGGGGTTTCCATGGGCTTTGGATTCAACCTGGACCACTCCAGAGCCAGGCTGTGAGCGCTTGGACTGCATCCCACCCTGCGCTCACAccttcctccctgcagagccagccCCATACGCACGGTCTGTGTTCTTCAGCGACTGCTTCTTCTGTGAGGGCTTGGAGATGACCTTGATCAGTTTGCTGTGGAAGGTGCCAATCTCCTGCCCGTTGCTGAAGAAGAGCTTCAGGACCAGGCGGAAATGCTTGCGCTTGTCCGCATCCGAGATGTAAAGCGCCTTCGCACAGCCAAATCCCTGCCAAGGGCAGACAggggctgctggcagctccagcccagccctgccagcctTCCTCACCCTCCTCACCACCCCGCAAGGGCATAATAGTGCCCTTTCAAAGAGCCCTGGGTTCATTTAAAGGGGGAAACGATCGGAGATGTTATTACAGGTGGAATGAAGAGCTGCGGATCGGCAGAGGCTTTATTTACACTGGGGGCAGAGAATTCCTCATGGAAATGAATGTTCACGTGTGATTTATCCCACATAACATGAGAAATAACCCTGGGTTTATGGTTTCCCCCCCTGTCCTGGCTGATACACTGTGCTTTAGCAGCAATGCAAGCACTGCAGACAAAGGCTCTTTTTGTAAGGTTTCTGGCCCGACTCAGACCCCGCGCTCTTCAGGGACCCCAGATAAtgcttttccttctattttttaCTCTATCAAAAGAtgccagagctctgctgaagcTCTTGAACTTTGGGATCTGTCAGTGGGGGGTGGGTTTCTGGCTGTTTATCTGCAAATGAAACCCTGGGTTTCCATTTTGTGATAAGCATCAGTGCTGCTCACTGGGAGAAAGTCccagtgctgagggagctgtgcAACCTCTGGCAGCTCGCCTGCCACAGGGCTGTCGACCTGCAAAGATGGAGCTCAGAGACCGGGCTCTTTGAAGGTGTGGGAGCCTGCCCGGCTGCTTGGGTTGCTGCATGCAACagggtggcagagcaggagctgggagtgATGGCTAGGAAGGAAGGACTGCGACATCCCAAGGAAGGGGACAATGTGACATCCCAGGGTGTGGGATGATGCTGGGGACAGCCCAGCCCCTGCATGAGCGGTGTCCCTACAGCCCCAGGGAGCAGAGGGTCTTACCTTTGCATCCGGCTGCTCCTCAAAGCTGAGCTTCTGTGTCTCCATCAGGCTGCTGCCCATGCTGTCCAGCCCCATGTACCCGCACACCCGAAAGCCTGCATCTCCTGGGTCCCTGGCTGGAAGAGATTGGGAGAAACACTCCCCAGAACCTGCATAGGCATGGGCTTGCTTCCTCCTGGTGTGGTGGGTGGCCCAGGTCCAGGGTCCAATCTTCACCAGGTCTGGACCACAGAGGGCTCAGCCTTGAGGGAGGAGAGGTCCAGGGCTGCTGCCCAGTGCTTACCTTTCATCTGCTCCTGCTTTAACTTCCATCCTGGCCCGCTCAGGTAAACACAAGGTGGGGGGCAGAAAAACCTGCGGAGACAAGAGGGCATTTTCTTACCCAGAAAAGCTCCTTGGGGTCAGTGGGATGGCTGCGAGAGCGGAGACCAGCATCAGGAACAGGCCTGTGCCCTGGGAGGTATGCGATGCTACAGCAaagggctggggtggggggaaccgggctctgctgcagcagttgtCTCAGCCCCTCTGCCCTGCACTGGCTGCAGGCCATGGGACAGCCCCCACGGGGGAGGACAGGGTACCCTGGCCCCCCATGCCCTGAGCCAAGAAAGGATCAGGCCCCCTGCCTCTGCCAGGAGGGAGTTTTGGCCAGTTGGGAACAGAGTTTGCATTCACAGCTAGATTCAGAGCCCAACGCAAATAAATCTATAGCTAGCGTTTTGGAAAcctattttcctgtgttttatttgGGTTTCCACTGTCTTTACACTTGTGTGAATGGTGCAAATTCATCTCCTGTTGACACTGGGTAAAGCACTAGCACAGAAAACACCAGGGCAGGGGGTTGGTTGAATGTTGCAGAGCCCTAAAGTCCTGGGTATGGGTTTATTTAAATAAGTCACCCACAGCATGGGCCCCTGATTCACACcatgaaggaaaacagcacCAGTACCATTAAACTTTAcgctggcagctctgtgctggtttCCTCTCCTTCTCTAGACCTGGCGTTGATTTTCATGCTCATCCCTTgctctccaggagcaggagaaaGAGGCTGTCCCAGAGGAGAAGCAACACAGGGGCTTCCCTCCCGGCTGGAAGACCCAGTCCTGAACTAAAACATTTACCTATGGATCATCAGGGCACTGGAAGGGGTGAACACTTTGTAGGCACAGCCAGCTCAGCCTAGAGCTGTCTCCTGGGGCCTGGGTGGGTTATACCTTAGCGGTAGAGCTTGGTGCCTCAGAACTGCTTCACACTCAGTA
This is a stretch of genomic DNA from Lathamus discolor isolate bLatDis1 chromosome 11, bLatDis1.hap1, whole genome shotgun sequence. It encodes these proteins:
- the RBPJL gene encoding recombining binding protein suppressor of hairless-like protein isoform X3; this translates as METNPQMQTGPAAPAEPLTHPCRPRSRSPPRCWVRSNPYQTNLLRDGVRRYLQLPADQTVLILHAKVAQKSYGNEKRFFCPPPCVYLSGPGWKLKQEQMKARDPGDAGFRVCGYMGLDSMGSSLMETQKLSFEEQPDAKGFGCAKALYISDADKRKHFRLVLKLFFSNGQEIGTFHSKLIKVISKPSQKKQSLKNTDLCISPGSKVSLFNRLRSQTVSTRYLSVEGGAFIASARQWAAFTLHLANEHCTRSEFPLREGYIRYGSVVQLVCTATGITLPPLIIRKVMKQYAMLDVDEPISQLHKCAFQFQGSDRMYLCLSTEKVIQFQCGAVNSPQASPCPKEANRELLNDGSCWTIIGTETVEYTFSESLACIREPVSPVPLITALQLTGGGDVAMLEVQGEYFHAHLKVWFGDVEAETMYRSPKSLMCVVPDVSAFGSDWRWLRYPITVPLLLIRDDGLIYSSSFTFTYTPEQSFIPGQQVLSDVPQDSDRLLDSIHQEFTRTNFHLFMQS
- the RBPJL gene encoding recombining binding protein suppressor of hairless-like protein isoform X4 → METNPQMQTGPAAPAEPLTHPCRPRSRSPPRCWVRSNPYQTNLLRDGVRRYLQLPADQTVLILHAKVAQKSYGNEKRFFCPPPCVYLSGPGWKLKQEQMKARDPGDAGFRVCGYMGLDSMGSSLMETQKLSFEEQPDAKGFGCAKALYISDADKRKHFRLVLKLFFSNGQEIGTFHSKLIKVISKPSQKKQSLKNTDLCISPGSKVSLFNRLRSQTVSTRYLSVEGGAFIASARQWAAFTLHLANEHCTRSEFPLREGYIRYGSVVQLVCTATGITLPPLIIRKVMKQYAMLDVDEPISQLHKCAFQFQGSDRMYLCLSTEKVIQFQASPCPKEANRELLNDGSCWTIIGTETVEYTFSESLACIREPVSPVPLITALQLTGGGDVAMLEVQGEYFHAHLKVWFGDVEAETMYRSPKSLMCVVPDVSAFGSDWRWLRYPITVPLLLIRDDGLIYSSSFTFTYTPEQSFIPGQQVLSDVPQDSDRLLDSIHQEFTRTNFHLFMQS
- the RBPJL gene encoding recombining binding protein suppressor of hairless-like protein isoform X2; its protein translation is METNPQMQTGPAAPAEPLTHPCRPRSRSPPRCWVRSNPYQTNLLRDGVRRYLQLPADQTVLILHAKVAQKSYGNEKRFFCPPPCVYLSGPGWKLKQEQMKARDPGDAGFRVCGYMGLDSMGSSLMETQKLSFEEQPDAKGFGCAKALYISDADKRKHFRLVLKLFFSNGQEIGTFHSKLIKVISKPSQKKQSLKNTDPEAQTWQPLTQPPLPAVCISPGSKVSLFNRLRSQTVSTRYLSVEGGAFIASARQWAAFTLHLANEHCTRSEFPLREGYIRYGSVVQLVCTATGITLPPLIIRKVMKQYAMLDVDEPISQLHKCAFQFQGSDRMYLCLSTEKVIQFQASPCPKEANRELLNDGSCWTIIGTETVEYTFSESLACIREPVSPVPLITALQLTGGGDVAMLEVQGEYFHAHLKVWFGDVEAETMYRSPKSLMCVVPDVSAFGSDWRWLRYPITVPLLLIRDDGLIYSSSFTFTYTPEQSFIPGQQVLSDVPQDSDRLLDSIHQEFTRTNFHLFMQS
- the RBPJL gene encoding recombining binding protein suppressor of hairless-like protein isoform X1, with amino-acid sequence METNPQMQTGPAAPAEPLTHPCRPRSRSPPRCWVRSNPYQTNLLRDGVRRYLQLPADQTVLILHAKVAQKSYGNEKRFFCPPPCVYLSGPGWKLKQEQMKARDPGDAGFRVCGYMGLDSMGSSLMETQKLSFEEQPDAKGFGCAKALYISDADKRKHFRLVLKLFFSNGQEIGTFHSKLIKVISKPSQKKQSLKNTDPEAQTWQPLTQPPLPAVCISPGSKVSLFNRLRSQTVSTRYLSVEGGAFIASARQWAAFTLHLANEHCTRSEFPLREGYIRYGSVVQLVCTATGITLPPLIIRKVMKQYAMLDVDEPISQLHKCAFQFQGSDRMYLCLSTEKVIQFQCGAVNSPQASPCPKEANRELLNDGSCWTIIGTETVEYTFSESLACIREPVSPVPLITALQLTGGGDVAMLEVQGEYFHAHLKVWFGDVEAETMYRSPKSLMCVVPDVSAFGSDWRWLRYPITVPLLLIRDDGLIYSSSFTFTYTPEQSFIPGQQVLSDVPQDSDRLLDSIHQEFTRTNFHLFMQS
- the RBPJL gene encoding recombining binding protein suppressor of hairless-like protein isoform X5 produces the protein METNPQMQTGPAAPAEPLTHPCRPRSRSPPRCWVRSNPYQTNLLRDGVRRYLQLPADQTVLILHAKVAQKSYGNEKRFFCPPPCVYLSGPGWKLKQEQMKARDPGDAGFRVCGYMGLDSMGSSLMETQKLSFEEQPDAKGFGCAKALYISDADKRKHFRLVLKLFFSNGQEIGTFHSKLIKVISKPSQKKQSLKNTDPEAQTWQPLTQPPLPAVCISPGSKVSLFNRLRSQTVSTRYLSVEGGAFIASARQWAAFTLHLANEHCTRSEFPLREGYIRYGSVVQLVCTATGITLPPLIIRKVMKQYAMLDVDEPISQLHKCAFQFQGSDRMYLCLSTEKVIQFQCGAVNSPQASPCPKEANRELLNDGSCWTIIGTETVEYTFSESLACIREPVSPVPLITALQEPQVPHVCCP